The proteins below are encoded in one region of Takifugu rubripes chromosome 1, fTakRub1.2, whole genome shotgun sequence:
- the col1a1b gene encoding collagen, type I, alpha 1b isoform X2, protein MFSFVDIRLALLLSAAVLLVRGQGEDDSTFGSCTLEGQLYNDKDVWKPEPCQICVCDSGTVMCDEVICEDTSECADPIIPEGECCPICPDAEGTQSPVDEEQTMGEKGPTGPAGPPGRDGLDGRPGPAGPPGPPGPPGLGGNFSPQMGYVDHTKSGGGPAIPGPMGPMGSRGSPGPPGSSGPQGFTGPAGEPGEPGSPGPMGPRGPSGPPGKNGDDGEAGKSGRPGERGVAGTPGARGIPGTAGLPGIKGHRGFSGLDGAKGDSGPAGPKGEPGISGENGIPGSMGARGLPGERGRPGAPGPSGARGNDGNSGPSGPPGPTGPSGPPGFPGGAGAKGETGPQGGRGSDGPAGSRGEPGNPGPAGAAGAAGVPGSDGSPGAKGAPGAAGIAGSPGFPGSRGPAGAQGAVGAPGPKGNNGDPGPSGPKGEPGVKGEPGPVGVQGLAGPSGEEGKRGPRGEPGGGGPRGPPGERGAPGGRGFPGGDGAAGGKGAPGERGSPGPAGAQGATGESGNPGAPGAPGSKGVTGSPGSAGPDGKAGPAGVPGQDGRSGPPGSGGARGQPGVMGFPGPKGTAGEPGKVGERGAVGVAGAVGAPGKDGDAGAPGPAGVAGPAGEKGEQGPAGPPGFQGLPGPQGATGETGKPGEQGVAGEVGSPGPSGPRGDRGFPGERGAPGPAGPTGPRGSPGPSGNDGPKGEPGAAGNPGSAGGPGMQGMPGERGAAGLPGAKGERGEAGGKGGDGAAGKDGSRGMTGPMGAPGPSGAQGEKGEPGPVGVAGPTGPRGAPGDRGEAGPAGHAGFAGPPGADGQPGAKGESGETGPKGDAGPPGTTGPAGSSGPQGPAGPSGPKGATGGAGAPGATGFPGPAGRVGPPGPAGVAGPPGPIGAVGKDGARGARGETGPAGRPGEAGAVGAPGPSGEKGSPGADGAPGPAGISGPQGIGGQRGTVGIPGQRGERGFPGLAGPAGEPGKQGSSGPVGERGPPGPAGPPGLSGAPGEPGREGSSGHDGAPGRDGSPGPKGDRGESGVAGPPGPPGAPGAPGAVGPSGKTGDRGEAGPAGPAGPSGPAGVRGPAGSHGERGPAGASGPAGPRGPAGSSGSPGKDGMNGLPGVMGPPGPRGRNGEMGAAGPPGPPGLPGPPGAPGGGFDFISQPIQEKAPDPLRGGYYRADDPNMMHDRDMEVDTTLKTLTQKVEKIRSPDGTQKSPARMCRDLRMCHPEWKSGMYWVDPNQGSTLDAIKVHCNMETGETCIYPSDSSIPMKNWYLSKNMKEKKHVWFSESMTGGFQFQYGMAGADSDDVNIQMTFMRLMSNQASQNITYHCKNSIAYMDSTTGNLKKALLLQGSNDVEIRAEGNSRFTYSVSEDGCTSHTGSWGKTVIDYKTSKTSRLPIIDIAPMDVGAPDQEFGVEVGPVCFL, encoded by the exons ATGTTCAGCTTTGTGGATATTCGGTTAGCGCTGTTGCTCAGCGCAGCAGTACTTttggtcagaggtcaaggcgAGGATGATA GCACATTCGGCAGCTGCACATTAGAGGGACAGTTGTACAACGACAAGGATGTATGGAAACCCGAGCCCTGCCAGATCTGCGTCTGCGACAGTGGAACCGTCATGTGCGACGAGGTGATCTGTGAGGACACATCTGAGTGCGCCGACCCCATCATCCCAGAGGGAGAGTGCTGCCCTATCTGTCCAGATGCTGAGG GTACCCAGAGTCCAGTAGATGAGGAG CAAACAATGGGCGAGAAG GGCCCCACTGGTCCCGCTGGTCCCCCTGGCAGAGATGGACTTGATGGACGGCCTGGACCTGCCGGCCCACCTGGACCCCCTGGCCCCCCTGGCCTTGGCGGA AACTTCTCTCCTCAAATGGGCTATGTAGACCACACTAAATCTGGCGGAGGCCCTGCCATTCCCGGCCCAATG GGTCCCATGGGTTCTCGTGGTTCTCCTGGACCCCCTGGATCTTCT GGTCCTCAGGGTTTCACTGGACCCGCTGGAGAGCCTGGTGAGCCCGGATCTCCT GGTCCCATGGGTCCTCGTGGTCCCTCTGGCCCCCCTGGAAAGAACGGAGATGAT GGTGAGGCCGGCAAGTCTGGTCGCCCAGGTGAGCGTGGAGTTGCTGGTACCCCG GGAGCTCGCGGAATCCCCGGAACCGCCGGACTGCCCGGCATCAAGGGACACAGA GGATTCAGCGGTCTGGATGGAGCTAAGGGAGACAGCGGACCAGCTGGTCCCAAG GGAGAGCCTGGTATCTCCGGGGAGAACGGCATCCCTGGATCTATG GGTGCTCGTGGTCTTCCTGGTGAGAGAGGCCGCCCTGGAGCTCCTGGCCCCTCT GGCGCCCGTGGTAACGATGGCAACTCCGGCCCCTCTGGACCCCCT GGACCTACTGGACCTTCTGGCCCCCCTGGATTCCCCGGTGGTGCTGGTGCTAAG ggagAGACTGGCCCCCAGGGAGGCCGTGGTAGTGATGGACCTGCAGGATCCCGCGGTGAGCCTGGTAACCCAGGAcccgctggagctgctggagctgct GGTGTCCCTGGATCTGATGGCTCTCCTGGTGCTAAGGGAGCTCCT GGTGCTGCTGGTATTGCTGGTTCTCCTGGTTTCCCTGGTAGCCGTGgtcctgctggagctcagggTGCCGTCGGTGCTCCTGGTCCCAAGGGTAACAAT GGTGACCCTGGTCCCTCCGGTCCCAAGGGAGAGCCTGGTGTCAAGGGAGAGCCT GGCCCTGTTGGAGTTCAGGGACTCGCTGGACCTTCTGgtgaggaaggaaagagaggacCCCGTGGAGagcctggtggtggtggaccCCGTGGACCCCCTGGAGAGCGT GGTGCCCCTGGTGGTCGTGGTTTCCCTGgtggtgatggagctgctggtggcaAG GGTGCCCCTGGTGAGCGTGGTTCCCCTGGCCCAGCTGGAGCTCAGGGAGCTACCGGTGAGTCTGGAAACCCTGGCGCTCCTGGTGCACCTGGATCCAAG GGTGTGACTGGTAGCCCTGGTAGCGCTGGCCCCGACGGAAAAGCTGGACCTGCT GGTGTCCCTGGACAAGATGGACGCTCTGGACCTCCTGGATCTGGTGGAGCCAGAGGACAGCCTGGAGTCATGGGATTCCCTGGACCTAAGGGCACTGCT GGTGAGCCCGGTAAGGTTGGTGAGAGAGGTGCCGTTGGTGTTGCTGGCGCTGTT GGTGCTCCTGGTAAGGATGGAGATGCTGGTGCTCCCGGACCTGCTGGTGTTGCT GGACCCgcaggagagaagggagagcaaggacctgctggacctcctggatTCCAG GGTCTCCCTGGACCCCAAGGTGCTACTGGTGAGACTGGCAAGCCTGGTGAGCAG GGTGTTGCTGGTGAGGTTGGATCCCCTGGACCATCTGGACCAAGA GGAGACAGAGGTTTCCCTGGTGAGCGTGGtgctcctggtcctgctggcccaACTGGACCCCGTGGATCTCCTGGCCCCTCTGGCAACGATGGACCCAAG GGAGAGCCTGGTGCCGCTGGTAACCCCGGTAGTGCCGGAGGCCCTGGAATGCAGGGTATGCCTGGTGAGCGTGGAGCAGCTGGTCTTCCCGGTGCAAAGGGAGAGAGA GGAGAGGCCGGTGGTAAGGGAGGTGATGGTGCAGCTGGTAAAGACGGCAGCCGTGGTATGACTGGTCCTATGGGAGCCCCTGGACCctctggtgctcagggtgaGAAG gGTGAGCCTGGCCCCGTTGGAGTTGCTGGACCCACTGGTCCTCGTGGTGCCCCT GGTGATCGTGGAGaggctggacctgctggacatgCTGGCTTTGCTGGACCTCCT GGTGCTGATGGTCAGCCTGGTGCCAAGGGAGAGAGTGGTGAAACTGGACCCAAGGGAGATGCTGGTCCCCCTGGAACCACTGGacctgctggttcctctggtcctcAG GGCCCCGCTGGTCCTTCTGGACCCAAAGGTGCtactggtggtgctggagctCCT GGTGCTACTGGTTTCCCTGGACCTGCTGGCAGAGTTGGACCCCCAGGCCCAGCT GGAGTTGCTGGACCCCCTGGACCCATTGGAGCCGTCGGCAAAGATGGCGCAAGAGGAGCTCGTGGTGAGACTGGTCCTGCCGGTCGCCCCGGTGAGGCTGGTGCCGTTGGTGCCCCCGGACCTTCTGGAGAGAAGGGATCTCCTGGTGCTGATGGTGCACCT GGCCCTGCTGGTATCTCTGGACCCCAAGGTATTGGTGGACAGCGCGGTACCGTAGGTATCCCAGGTCAGCGTGGAGAGCGTGGATTCCCTGGTCTGGCTGGACCAGCT GGTGAGCCTGGAAAGCAGGGATCTTCTGGACCTGTTGGTGAGCGTGGACcccctggacctgctggacccccTGGACTGAGCGGTGCCCCCGGAGAGCCTGGTCGTGAG GGATCAAGTGGTCACGATGGTGCCCCTGGCCGCGATGGATCTCCTGGCCCCAAG GGAGACCGTGGTGAGAGTGGTGttgctggacctcctggaccccCTGGTGCTCCTGGAGCCCCTGGAGCTGTTGGCCCCTCTGGAAAGACTGGTGACCGTGGAGAGGCC GGTCccgctggtcctgctggcccatctggtcctgctggtgtccGTGGACCTGCT GGTTCCCATGGAGAGAGAGGACCTGCTGGCGcctctggacctgctggacctagA GGACCTGCTGGATCCAGTGGTTCTCCTGGTAAGGATGGCATGAACGGTCTGCCTGGAGTTATGGGACCCCCTGGACCTCGTGGTCGCAACGGAGAGATGGGCGCTGCT gGTCCCCCTGGACCTCCCGGACTCCCTGGACCCCCTGGAGCTCCCGGTGGTGGATTCGACTTCATCAGCCAGCCTATTCAGGAGAAGGCTCCCGATCCCCTCCGTGGAGGCTACTACCGCGCTGACGACCCCAACATGATGCACGACCGTGACATGGAGGTTGACACCACCCTCAAGACCCTGACTCAGAAGGTCGAGAAGATCCGCAGCCCCGACGGTACCCAGAAGAGCCCCGCTCGCATGTGCCGCGACCTGAGGATGTGCCACCCTGAGTGGAAGAGCG GAATGTACTGGGTCGACCCCAACCAGGGATCTACTCTGGATGCCATCAAGGTCCACTGCAACATGGAGACCGGCGAGACTTGCATCTACCCCAGCGACTCTAGCATCCCCATGAAGAACTGGTACCTCAGCAAGaacatgaaagagaagaagcacGTCTGGTTCAGCGAGTCCATGACCGGTGGATTCCAG TTCCAGTACGGCATGGCTGGAGCTGATTCCGACGATGTCAACATCCAGATGACCTTCATGCGCCTGATGAGCAACCAGGCCTCTCAGAACATCACATACCACTGCAAGAACAGCATCGCCTACATGGACTCCACCACCGGAAACCTGAAGAAGGCCCTGCTGCTCCAGGGATCCAACGACGTCGAGATCAGAGCCGAGGGCAACAGCCGCTTCACATACAGCGTCAGCGAGGACGGCTGCACG TCACACACTGGCTCATGGGGCAAGACAGTCATCGACTACAAGACATCTAAAACATCCCGCCTGCCCATCATTGACATTGCTCCTATGGATGTTGGTGCACCTGATCAGGAGTTTGGCGTTGAAGTTGGCCCTGTCTGCTTCttgtaa
- the col1a1b gene encoding collagen, type I, alpha 1b isoform X1: MFSFVDIRLALLLSAAVLLVRGQGEDDSTFGSCTLEGQLYNDKDVWKPEPCQICVCDSGTVMCDEVICEDTSECADPIIPEGECCPICPDAEGTQSPVDEEQTMGEKGPTGPAGPPGRDGLDGRPGPAGPPGPPGPPGLGGNFSPQMGYVDHTKSGGGPAIPGPMGPMGSRGSPGPPGSSGPQGFTGPAGEPGEPGSPGPMGPRGPSGPPGKNGDDGEAGKSGRPGERGVAGTPGARGIPGTAGLPGIKGHRGFSGLDGAKGDSGPAGPKGEPGISGENGIPGSMGARGLPGERGRPGAPGPSGARGNDGNSGPSGPPGPTGPSGPPGFPGGAGAKGETGPQGGRGSDGPAGSRGEPGNPGPAGAAGAAGVPGSDGSPGAKGAPGAAGIAGSPGFPGSRGPAGAQGAVGAPGPKGNNGDPGPSGPKGEPGVKGEPGPVGVQGLAGPSGEEGKRGPRGEPGGGGPRGPPGERGAPGGRGFPGGDGAAGGKGAPGERGSPGPAGAQGATGESGNPGAPGAPGSKGVTGSPGSAGPDGKAGPAGVPGQDGRSGPPGSGGARGQPGVMGFPGPKGTAGEPGKVGERGAVGVAGAVGAPGKDGDAGAPGPAGVAGPAGEKGEQGPAGPPGFQGLPGPQGATGETGKPGEQGVAGEVGSPGPSGPRGDRGFPGERGAPGPAGPTGPRGSPGPSGNDGPKGEPGAAGNPGSAGGPGMQGMPGERGAAGLPGAKGERGEAGGKGGDGAAGKDGSRGMTGPMGAPGPSGAQGEKGEPGPVGVAGPTGPRGAPGDRGEAGPAGHAGFAGPPGADGQPGAKGESGETGPKGDAGPPGTTGPAGSSGPQGPAGPSGPKGATGGAGAPGATGFPGPAGRVGPPGPAGVAGPPGPIGAVGKDGARGARGETGPAGRPGEAGAVGAPGPSGEKGSPGADGAPGPAGISGPQGIGGQRGTVGIPGQRGERGFPGLAGPAGEPGKQGSSGPVGERGPPGPAGPPGLSGAPGEPGREGSSGHDGAPGRDGSPGPKGDRGESGVAGPPGPPGAPGAPGAVGPSGKTGDRGEAGPAGPAGPSGPAGVRGPAGPAGAKGDRGEAGEAGERGHKGHRGFSGMSGLPGPAGSHGERGPAGASGPAGPRGPAGSSGSPGKDGMNGLPGVMGPPGPRGRNGEMGAAGPPGPPGLPGPPGAPGGGFDFISQPIQEKAPDPLRGGYYRADDPNMMHDRDMEVDTTLKTLTQKVEKIRSPDGTQKSPARMCRDLRMCHPEWKSGMYWVDPNQGSTLDAIKVHCNMETGETCIYPSDSSIPMKNWYLSKNMKEKKHVWFSESMTGGFQFQYGMAGADSDDVNIQMTFMRLMSNQASQNITYHCKNSIAYMDSTTGNLKKALLLQGSNDVEIRAEGNSRFTYSVSEDGCTSHTGSWGKTVIDYKTSKTSRLPIIDIAPMDVGAPDQEFGVEVGPVCFL, translated from the exons ATGTTCAGCTTTGTGGATATTCGGTTAGCGCTGTTGCTCAGCGCAGCAGTACTTttggtcagaggtcaaggcgAGGATGATA GCACATTCGGCAGCTGCACATTAGAGGGACAGTTGTACAACGACAAGGATGTATGGAAACCCGAGCCCTGCCAGATCTGCGTCTGCGACAGTGGAACCGTCATGTGCGACGAGGTGATCTGTGAGGACACATCTGAGTGCGCCGACCCCATCATCCCAGAGGGAGAGTGCTGCCCTATCTGTCCAGATGCTGAGG GTACCCAGAGTCCAGTAGATGAGGAG CAAACAATGGGCGAGAAG GGCCCCACTGGTCCCGCTGGTCCCCCTGGCAGAGATGGACTTGATGGACGGCCTGGACCTGCCGGCCCACCTGGACCCCCTGGCCCCCCTGGCCTTGGCGGA AACTTCTCTCCTCAAATGGGCTATGTAGACCACACTAAATCTGGCGGAGGCCCTGCCATTCCCGGCCCAATG GGTCCCATGGGTTCTCGTGGTTCTCCTGGACCCCCTGGATCTTCT GGTCCTCAGGGTTTCACTGGACCCGCTGGAGAGCCTGGTGAGCCCGGATCTCCT GGTCCCATGGGTCCTCGTGGTCCCTCTGGCCCCCCTGGAAAGAACGGAGATGAT GGTGAGGCCGGCAAGTCTGGTCGCCCAGGTGAGCGTGGAGTTGCTGGTACCCCG GGAGCTCGCGGAATCCCCGGAACCGCCGGACTGCCCGGCATCAAGGGACACAGA GGATTCAGCGGTCTGGATGGAGCTAAGGGAGACAGCGGACCAGCTGGTCCCAAG GGAGAGCCTGGTATCTCCGGGGAGAACGGCATCCCTGGATCTATG GGTGCTCGTGGTCTTCCTGGTGAGAGAGGCCGCCCTGGAGCTCCTGGCCCCTCT GGCGCCCGTGGTAACGATGGCAACTCCGGCCCCTCTGGACCCCCT GGACCTACTGGACCTTCTGGCCCCCCTGGATTCCCCGGTGGTGCTGGTGCTAAG ggagAGACTGGCCCCCAGGGAGGCCGTGGTAGTGATGGACCTGCAGGATCCCGCGGTGAGCCTGGTAACCCAGGAcccgctggagctgctggagctgct GGTGTCCCTGGATCTGATGGCTCTCCTGGTGCTAAGGGAGCTCCT GGTGCTGCTGGTATTGCTGGTTCTCCTGGTTTCCCTGGTAGCCGTGgtcctgctggagctcagggTGCCGTCGGTGCTCCTGGTCCCAAGGGTAACAAT GGTGACCCTGGTCCCTCCGGTCCCAAGGGAGAGCCTGGTGTCAAGGGAGAGCCT GGCCCTGTTGGAGTTCAGGGACTCGCTGGACCTTCTGgtgaggaaggaaagagaggacCCCGTGGAGagcctggtggtggtggaccCCGTGGACCCCCTGGAGAGCGT GGTGCCCCTGGTGGTCGTGGTTTCCCTGgtggtgatggagctgctggtggcaAG GGTGCCCCTGGTGAGCGTGGTTCCCCTGGCCCAGCTGGAGCTCAGGGAGCTACCGGTGAGTCTGGAAACCCTGGCGCTCCTGGTGCACCTGGATCCAAG GGTGTGACTGGTAGCCCTGGTAGCGCTGGCCCCGACGGAAAAGCTGGACCTGCT GGTGTCCCTGGACAAGATGGACGCTCTGGACCTCCTGGATCTGGTGGAGCCAGAGGACAGCCTGGAGTCATGGGATTCCCTGGACCTAAGGGCACTGCT GGTGAGCCCGGTAAGGTTGGTGAGAGAGGTGCCGTTGGTGTTGCTGGCGCTGTT GGTGCTCCTGGTAAGGATGGAGATGCTGGTGCTCCCGGACCTGCTGGTGTTGCT GGACCCgcaggagagaagggagagcaaggacctgctggacctcctggatTCCAG GGTCTCCCTGGACCCCAAGGTGCTACTGGTGAGACTGGCAAGCCTGGTGAGCAG GGTGTTGCTGGTGAGGTTGGATCCCCTGGACCATCTGGACCAAGA GGAGACAGAGGTTTCCCTGGTGAGCGTGGtgctcctggtcctgctggcccaACTGGACCCCGTGGATCTCCTGGCCCCTCTGGCAACGATGGACCCAAG GGAGAGCCTGGTGCCGCTGGTAACCCCGGTAGTGCCGGAGGCCCTGGAATGCAGGGTATGCCTGGTGAGCGTGGAGCAGCTGGTCTTCCCGGTGCAAAGGGAGAGAGA GGAGAGGCCGGTGGTAAGGGAGGTGATGGTGCAGCTGGTAAAGACGGCAGCCGTGGTATGACTGGTCCTATGGGAGCCCCTGGACCctctggtgctcagggtgaGAAG gGTGAGCCTGGCCCCGTTGGAGTTGCTGGACCCACTGGTCCTCGTGGTGCCCCT GGTGATCGTGGAGaggctggacctgctggacatgCTGGCTTTGCTGGACCTCCT GGTGCTGATGGTCAGCCTGGTGCCAAGGGAGAGAGTGGTGAAACTGGACCCAAGGGAGATGCTGGTCCCCCTGGAACCACTGGacctgctggttcctctggtcctcAG GGCCCCGCTGGTCCTTCTGGACCCAAAGGTGCtactggtggtgctggagctCCT GGTGCTACTGGTTTCCCTGGACCTGCTGGCAGAGTTGGACCCCCAGGCCCAGCT GGAGTTGCTGGACCCCCTGGACCCATTGGAGCCGTCGGCAAAGATGGCGCAAGAGGAGCTCGTGGTGAGACTGGTCCTGCCGGTCGCCCCGGTGAGGCTGGTGCCGTTGGTGCCCCCGGACCTTCTGGAGAGAAGGGATCTCCTGGTGCTGATGGTGCACCT GGCCCTGCTGGTATCTCTGGACCCCAAGGTATTGGTGGACAGCGCGGTACCGTAGGTATCCCAGGTCAGCGTGGAGAGCGTGGATTCCCTGGTCTGGCTGGACCAGCT GGTGAGCCTGGAAAGCAGGGATCTTCTGGACCTGTTGGTGAGCGTGGACcccctggacctgctggacccccTGGACTGAGCGGTGCCCCCGGAGAGCCTGGTCGTGAG GGATCAAGTGGTCACGATGGTGCCCCTGGCCGCGATGGATCTCCTGGCCCCAAG GGAGACCGTGGTGAGAGTGGTGttgctggacctcctggaccccCTGGTGCTCCTGGAGCCCCTGGAGCTGTTGGCCCCTCTGGAAAGACTGGTGACCGTGGAGAGGCC GGTCccgctggtcctgctggcccatctggtcctgctggtgtccGTGGACCTGCT GGTCCTGCTGGAGCtaagggagacagaggagaggctGGTGAGGCTGGAGAGAGAGGACACAAGGGACACAGAGGATTCTCTGGCATGAGCGGTCTGCCCGGACCTGCT GGTTCCCATGGAGAGAGAGGACCTGCTGGCGcctctggacctgctggacctagA GGACCTGCTGGATCCAGTGGTTCTCCTGGTAAGGATGGCATGAACGGTCTGCCTGGAGTTATGGGACCCCCTGGACCTCGTGGTCGCAACGGAGAGATGGGCGCTGCT gGTCCCCCTGGACCTCCCGGACTCCCTGGACCCCCTGGAGCTCCCGGTGGTGGATTCGACTTCATCAGCCAGCCTATTCAGGAGAAGGCTCCCGATCCCCTCCGTGGAGGCTACTACCGCGCTGACGACCCCAACATGATGCACGACCGTGACATGGAGGTTGACACCACCCTCAAGACCCTGACTCAGAAGGTCGAGAAGATCCGCAGCCCCGACGGTACCCAGAAGAGCCCCGCTCGCATGTGCCGCGACCTGAGGATGTGCCACCCTGAGTGGAAGAGCG GAATGTACTGGGTCGACCCCAACCAGGGATCTACTCTGGATGCCATCAAGGTCCACTGCAACATGGAGACCGGCGAGACTTGCATCTACCCCAGCGACTCTAGCATCCCCATGAAGAACTGGTACCTCAGCAAGaacatgaaagagaagaagcacGTCTGGTTCAGCGAGTCCATGACCGGTGGATTCCAG TTCCAGTACGGCATGGCTGGAGCTGATTCCGACGATGTCAACATCCAGATGACCTTCATGCGCCTGATGAGCAACCAGGCCTCTCAGAACATCACATACCACTGCAAGAACAGCATCGCCTACATGGACTCCACCACCGGAAACCTGAAGAAGGCCCTGCTGCTCCAGGGATCCAACGACGTCGAGATCAGAGCCGAGGGCAACAGCCGCTTCACATACAGCGTCAGCGAGGACGGCTGCACG TCACACACTGGCTCATGGGGCAAGACAGTCATCGACTACAAGACATCTAAAACATCCCGCCTGCCCATCATTGACATTGCTCCTATGGATGTTGGTGCACCTGATCAGGAGTTTGGCGTTGAAGTTGGCCCTGTCTGCTTCttgtaa